gatccttaatgaaaacctacaccagagcgctcaggacatcagattggggcgaaggctcaccttccaacaggacaacaaccctgcgcacacagccaatacagcgcaggagtgactttgggtcaagtctctgaatgtccttgagtggctcagctagagcccagacttgaacctgatcaaacatctctggagagacctgaatatagctgtgcagcaagcaacgctccccatccaacctgacagagtttgggaggatctgcagcgaagattgggagaaactgcccaaatataggtgtgccaagcttgagaAGACTCTCGGTGTAATCACGGCCAAGGTgtcacagggtctgaatactttcgaaggaCTGTAAGATTAGATGCATGGGAATGTTCCACTGTAAAAACTGATATATGATTAGATACATGGGAATGTTCCACTGTAAAACTGATACATGATTAGATACATGGGAATGTTCCACTGTAAAACTGATACATTAGATACATGGGGAATGTTCCACTGTAAAACTGATACATGATTAGATACATGGGAATGTTCCAGCTGTAAAACTGATATATGATTAGATACATTGGGATGTTCCACTGTAAAACTGATTATATGATTAGATACATGGGGAATGTTCCACTGTAAAACTGATATTGATTAGATACTGGGGAATGGTCCACTGCTAAACTGATACATGATTAGATACATGGGAATGTTCCACTGTAAACTGATAATGATAGATACAGGGAATGTTCCACTGTAAAACTGATTATAGATTAAAATAGCATGGGGAATGTTCACTGTAAAACTGATACATGATTAGATACACTGGGGAATGGTTCCCACTGTAAAACTGATACATGATGAACACATGGGGAATGATCTGCAGCGTCAATAATCAAGAAAGACCAGAAGCCAAAAAATATTAGAATTCAGCCTGAATATTTGTNNNNNNNNNNNNNNNNNNNNNNNNNNNNNNNNNNNNNNNNNNNNNNNNNNNNNNNNNNNNNNNNNNNNNNNNNNNNNNNNNNNNNNNNNNNNNNNNNNNNNNNNNNNNNNNNNNNNNNNNNNNNNNNNNNNNNNNNNNNNNNNNNNNNNNNNNNNNNNNNNNNNNNNNNNNNNNNNNNNNNNNNNNNNNNNNNNNNNNNNNNNNNNNNNNNNNNNNNNNNNNNNNNNNNNNNNNNNNNNNNNNNNNNNNNNNNNNNNNNNNNNNNNNNNNNNNNNNNNNNNNNNNNNNNNNNNNNNNNNNNNNNNNNNNNNNNNNNNNNNNNNNNNNNNNNNNNNNNNNNNNNNNNNNNNNNNNNNNNNNNNNNNNNNNNNNNNNNNNNNNNNNNNNNNNNNNNNNNNNNNNNNNNNNNNNNNNNNNNNNNNNNNNNNNNNNNNNNNNNNNNNNNNNNNNNNNNNNNNNNNNNNNNNNNNNNNNNNNNNNNNNNNNNNNNNNNNNNNNNNNNNNNNNNNNNNNNNNNNNNNNNNNNNNNNNNNNNNNNNNNNNNNNNNNNNNNNNNNNNNNNNNNNNNNNNNNNNNNNNNNNNNNNNNNNNNNNNNNNNNNNNNNNNNNNNNNNNNNNNNNNNNNNNNNNNNNNNNNNNNNNNNNNNNNNNNNNNNNNNNNNNNNNNNNNNNNNNNNNNNNNNNNNNNCAAGAGGTTTCAGTTGCAGCTTTTTCAGTTTGACTTGCATGAGCCCAGACTTGTGGACAACAGTAATTTTTGGGGCTCATTTGAAGTCCGTTAATTGAATtagggagtgaagagagagacatggaggctGTTTTTGGACTGTTGGTGATGATCGCAGGAGTGTCTCATGGTAAGTTACGTCTTTTTTTGTGTCGTAGCTCATTATGCAAGAGCCTACTATTTTCAGACTGTGAAGACTATGGCTAtatggagacaggagggaggtagagagttaGAGGTTTTCCATTCCAACCATGTCTGAGTATAACTTTAGATGGCTTGTGTTTGGAAAATATATTGTTGATAAAAGATATGCATATTCCTGGCAAACCTGAGTCTGCTCCATCTGATTGTTCCTTTCGATACTGTTTTCTGCTGTATCCCACTCATTGTAGAAGTCATCTTTGAAGTTATTGGCAACTCAGTGTCAGACAATTAAATTACAAAAAAGCACTCCAGTTCAGTCATAGTTATGACAGTAACATATTTTCACTCTATCCACTTATACCAGTTGTGTCAGAATTGTGACACAATGTTCAACTTTGTCCTCAGGTATGTTGACCCCCTCCTGTGATGCTAGGGAGGATGGATGTCAGTGTTATGGAGCTCTGGGAGGAACTGTCTATCTCCAGCTGACTGATACCACAGTATCTGaactcacatttaaaaaagatCCCACTGGTGTAACTACAGAGATACTCCGAATGAGAAGAAACAAAATGATAATCGCTGACTCCATTAAAGCTAGATCAGAGTTCTTCATGAACAACAGGACATTTAGGATATCTAACACAGAAAGGACGGATTCTGATGAATACCTCTTAGAAACRTTTCATTCTAATGGAAGTTCATTGGCCACCAGAAGACTACACCTGTTCATTGAAGGTAAATAGCTAaccctctttaaaaaaatatagctACATGACTGTATAGGGATTCTTGAAAGTTTGGGCAATCCTTGTCTGTCAGGGAAACTTTTCTTTTTAATTAAAATCGTTCTCATTATTTGAgcccaaaaaaatacatttagggaATTTTAAAAGGTAAAATATTTGCAATATTATTAATTTCCATGTGGGCTCTGTGCCAGGAAATGCCCTTGTCTAGAGCAAAGGTTCACAATTTCAAACTCccccaaaaagtgtttaaaattcTTAAAACTTGTGAAAATGTATAATAACTGTTAAAGGAGCTCATGTAGTTTCTGAAGGAGCTCATGTAGTTTCTGAAGGAGCTCATGTAGTTTCTGAAGGAGCTCATGTAGTTTCTGAAGGAGCTCATGTAGTTTCTGAAGGAGCTCATGTAGTTTCTGAAGGAGCTCATGTAGTTTCTGAAGCAGCTCATGTAGTTTCTGAAGGAGCTCATGTAGTTTCTGAAGGAGCTCAtgtagtttcttgcaatagcGCTCTCTGACTTAAAGTAATATTTCTCTCAAAACCGCGATTCCTAAAAAATATGTGTCCAGAGTTTTGGTCAACTTCGTCATGTTCGTCTAAAATCCTAAATGAATCAGAAATGATTGGGGTCAGCTATACCATGACAACGCCTTCATCTCCTGATTAACTGCAGTGCAACAAGACAATGCATGGTCCTGAAAGTCCTCTACTTTTGAtcgatttaaacaaacaatattgaa
This is a stretch of genomic DNA from Salvelinus sp. IW2-2015 unplaced genomic scaffold, ASM291031v2 Un_scaffold875, whole genome shotgun sequence. It encodes these proteins:
- the LOC112069066 gene encoding uncharacterized protein isoform X2, with translation MEAVFGLLVMIAGVSHGMLTPSCDAREDGCQCYGALGGTVYLQLTDTTVSELTFKKDPTGVTTEILRMRRNKMIIADSIKARSEFFMNNRTFRISNTERTDSDEYLLETFHSNGSSLATRRLHLFIEGPGFNMFVYFQLAEVFILLAICLGSYCFYKKKTCPQEQE
- the LOC112069066 gene encoding uncharacterized protein isoform X1, translated to MEAVFGLLVMIAGVSHGMLTPSCDAREDGCQCYGALGGTVYLQLTDTTVSELTFKKDPTGVTTEILRMRRNKMIIADSIKARSEFFMNNRTFRISNTERTDSDEYLLETFHSNGSSLATRRLHLFIEGLIYINCTLSTGTKISGWVNATDNDQFHCQLTAGATGPGFNMFVYFQLAEVFILLAICLGSYCFYKKKTCPQEQE